In a genomic window of Myxococcales bacterium:
- a CDS encoding IS256 family transposase, which yields MKKSKRSLPLQATQLVIPTQEDFQRDLAARCRLAVQRTIQVALDEELERLVGAGPYERSDERVDVRNGAYGRRVVTTNGEVGVRVGRTRAGGAATAPLGRYLRRRPEIDDAITETYVRGASTRDMAPITQALLGKRVSRSTVSRVTRRLGDEVETLRKEPITEPVTYLYIDATFIDARWARTVENVSALVAYGVGPDGHRRLLAVHVGTQESEASWAGLLRELVERGLTGVGLVIADAHAGLLLAARKALPEARMQRCTVHLMRNVLAHVPTRHQKRLGRELVAVLHAVSLVDAKKALRSFRDRFARQFAEAVTCLESGFDAATQYFAFPEAHWLRVRTNNGLERLHGEIKRRTRAIGAFPDRASALRLITTVAQQSVSIWRDRIYLNMSLLDTHYAAAAA from the coding sequence ATGAAGAAATCAAAACGATCCCTTCCGCTCCAGGCTACCCAGCTCGTGATCCCGACGCAAGAAGACTTCCAGCGTGACCTCGCGGCGCGCTGCCGGCTCGCGGTCCAACGGACGATCCAGGTCGCCCTCGACGAGGAGCTTGAGCGTCTGGTCGGCGCCGGGCCCTACGAGCGCAGCGACGAACGCGTCGACGTCCGCAACGGCGCCTACGGCCGCCGCGTCGTGACCACCAACGGCGAGGTCGGCGTTCGGGTCGGGCGCACCCGCGCCGGTGGGGCGGCAACCGCGCCGCTGGGGCGGTACCTCCGTCGACGTCCTGAAATCGACGACGCCATCACCGAGACGTACGTGCGTGGCGCCTCGACCCGGGACATGGCGCCGATCACGCAAGCGCTGCTCGGCAAGCGGGTCAGCCGGTCGACGGTGAGTCGCGTGACCCGCCGGCTCGGGGACGAGGTCGAGACGTTGCGCAAGGAGCCGATCACCGAGCCCGTCACGTACCTGTACATCGACGCCACGTTCATCGACGCGCGCTGGGCCCGCACCGTCGAGAACGTCTCCGCTCTCGTGGCGTACGGTGTCGGTCCCGATGGCCATCGGCGCCTCCTCGCCGTGCACGTCGGTACCCAGGAGTCTGAGGCGAGCTGGGCCGGCCTGCTCCGCGAGCTCGTCGAGCGTGGCCTCACCGGGGTTGGCCTGGTCATCGCCGACGCGCACGCCGGCCTGCTCCTCGCCGCGCGCAAGGCGTTGCCCGAGGCCCGCATGCAGCGCTGCACCGTCCACCTGATGCGCAACGTGCTCGCGCACGTGCCCACGCGCCACCAGAAGCGCCTCGGCCGCGAACTCGTGGCCGTCCTCCACGCCGTCAGCCTCGTCGACGCCAAGAAGGCGCTGCGCAGCTTCCGCGACCGCTTCGCCCGGCAGTTCGCGGAGGCCGTCACCTGCCTCGAGAGCGGCTTCGACGCCGCCACCCAGTACTTCGCCTTCCCCGAGGCGCACTGGCTGCGCGTCCGCACGAACAACGGCCTCGAGCGGCTCCACGGCGAGATCAAGCGCCGCACCCGCGCCATCGGCGCCTTCCCCGACCGCGCCAGCGCCCTCCGCCTGATCACCACCGTCGCCCAGCAGTCGGTGTCCATCTGGCGCGACCGCATCTACCTGAACATGTCGCTGCTCGACACCCACTACGCGGCGGCCGCCGCCTGA
- a CDS encoding DUF3703 domain-containing protein translates to MASLRRKLRPFVERELAASAAARRTDRAGAWTALGRAHILSQPPAWLHTHVHWRMLTLAMRHVDLREAMGQVIRLAVARIGSAAGRFPAGNTGRARVALVANGPMPEDIAVIFAQLDIVVAGTTVAGGRAGGRSGRLG, encoded by the coding sequence CTGGCCTCGCTCCGTAGAAAGCTCCGTCCGTTCGTCGAACGTGAGCTGGCCGCCTCGGCGGCGGCAAGACGGACCGATCGCGCGGGCGCGTGGACCGCGCTCGGACGCGCCCACATACTGTCGCAGCCGCCGGCATGGCTCCACACCCACGTGCACTGGCGGATGCTGACGCTCGCGATGCGCCACGTCGATCTCCGGGAGGCCATGGGGCAGGTGATCCGACTCGCGGTCGCCCGCATCGGCTCGGCCGCGGGCCGCTTTCCGGCCGGCAACACCGGCCGCGCGCGCGTCGCGCTGGTCGCCAACGGTCCGATGCCCGAGGACATCGCGGTGATCTTCGCGCAACTCGACATCGTCGTTGCCGGCACGACTGTCGCGGGTGGCCGCGCCGGCGGGCGATCGGGCAGACTCGGCTGA
- a CDS encoding YnfA family protein produces the protein MDALRTIGLLVATAACEIVGCYLPYLWLRKGRFPWLLAPAALSLATFAWLLTSHLQAAGRTYASYGGVHVAVALIWLWLIDGQRPDRWDLIGGVNRLGES, from the coding sequence ATGGACGCGCTCCGCACCATCGGCCTCCTGGTTGCCACGGCGGCCTGCGAGATCGTCGGCTGCTACCTGCCGTATCTCTGGCTCCGTAAGGGACGGTTCCCGTGGCTGCTGGCGCCGGCGGCGCTCAGCCTCGCGACCTTCGCGTGGCTCCTGACGTCGCATCTGCAGGCGGCCGGACGCACGTATGCCAGCTACGGCGGTGTCCATGTGGCGGTGGCGCTGATCTGGCTCTGGCTCATCGACGGACAGCGTCCCGACCGCTGGGACCTCATCGGTGGCGTGAACAGACTGGGTGAGTCCTGA
- a CDS encoding IS3 family transposase (programmed frameshift), with translation MKTKGEGGPGRQGKRRQFTDEFKEGAVRLVLDEGKTVAQVARDLDLTPSALSGWVKQARADRSNGKAGLTTAERAELAALRKELRQVRMERDILGKSRGLLREGERMKFAFILAEKACWPIAVMCAVLKVSTSGFYAWVRRAPSLRARRDVQLQVLVGASFARSRRTYGSPRVHADLAGERIGRNRVMRLMRAGGLVARVRRRYRSTTMSEHDQPVAANVLDRQFTATAPNQRWVGDTTELLTMSGKFYLAAIVDLYARVVVGWAVSAVNDRHLTLAALGQALRRRCPGAGLLHHSDRGSTYTSEDYQQVLRDHGIACSMSRRGNCHDNAAMESWFSTFKFELGETFASIREGKHQAFDYIEGFYNPHRRHSAIGYLTPAECEHRFYAARALAAA, from the exons ATGAAGACCAAGGGTGAGGGCGGACCCGGCCGGCAGGGCAAGCGCCGGCAGTTCACCGACGAGTTCAAGGAGGGGGCGGTCCGGCTGGTGCTGGACGAGGGCAAGACCGTCGCCCAGGTGGCGCGCGACCTCGACCTGACGCCGTCGGCGTTGAGCGGGTGGGTCAAGCAGGCGCGGGCCGATCGCAGCAACGGCAAGGCCGGGCTCACGACCGCGGAGCGGGCCGAGCTGGCCGCGCTGCGCAAGGAGCTGCGGCAGGTGCGGATGGAGCGCGACATCCTGG GGAAAAGCCGTGGCCTTCTTCGCGAAGGAGAACGCATGAAGTTCGCGTTCATCCTCGCGGAGAAGGCCTGCTGGCCGATCGCCGTGATGTGCGCGGTGCTCAAGGTCTCGACCTCGGGCTTCTACGCGTGGGTGCGCCGGGCGCCGTCGCTGCGCGCGCGGCGGGACGTGCAGCTCCAGGTGCTGGTCGGCGCGTCGTTCGCGCGGAGCCGCCGGACGTACGGCAGTCCGCGGGTCCACGCCGACCTGGCCGGCGAGCGGATCGGTCGCAACCGCGTGATGCGGCTCATGCGCGCCGGGGGGCTCGTGGCCCGGGTCCGCCGCCGCTACCGCTCGACGACGATGAGCGAGCACGATCAACCCGTCGCCGCCAACGTCCTCGACCGGCAGTTCACCGCGACCGCGCCGAACCAGCGCTGGGTCGGGGACACGACCGAGCTGCTCACGATGAGCGGCAAGTTCTACCTGGCCGCGATCGTCGACCTGTACGCCCGCGTCGTCGTCGGGTGGGCGGTGAGCGCGGTCAACGATCGGCACCTGACGCTGGCGGCCCTTGGGCAGGCGCTCCGCCGGCGCTGTCCTGGCGCGGGCCTGCTCCACCACTCGGACCGGGGCAGCACGTACACGAGCGAGGACTACCAGCAGGTCCTCCGCGACCACGGCATCGCCTGCAGCATGAGCCGGCGCGGCAACTGCCACGACAACGCCGCGATGGAGAGCTGGTTCTCGACGTTCAAGTTCGAGCTCGGCGAGACCTTCGCCTCGATCCGCGAGGGCAAGCACCAAGCGTTCGACTACATCGAGGGCTTCTACAACCCGCACCGCCGGCACTCGGCCATCGGCTACCTGACCCCGGCCGAGTGCGAGCATCGCTTCTACGCCGCGCGCGCGCTGGCGGCGGCGTGA
- the cadA gene encoding cadmium-translocating P-type ATPase, translated as MTTTRFQVPRMDCATEKEVIGRRLASVDGIERVEFDLLDRVVIVQHAEESTAVATLAALRDIDMAPVRLDGTAVSPVPGTPGDDHDHDHGEPGHVHATLSARAVPPLPVANLRREYALLAGSGLAALAAEIVDWTTGSEQSVVVIGLAVLSIVTGGPKTLRKALVAARTLTLNINLLMLVAVVGALAIGQWPEAAMVTFLFACAEVIEARSVDRARDAIRSLMVLAPDLTHVRRDGAWVEVETASIAPGSTIQIRPGERVPLDGKVSAGRTSIDQAPITGESIPVDKAVGDPVFAGSVNKQGMIEVEVTAGAGDTTLARIARTIREAQSQQAPTERFVDRFARWYTPAVVLLALAIAIGGPLLADESFRPWLYKALVLLVIACPCALVISTPVSVVSGLAAAARRGILVKGGVYLEEARRITLLALDKTGTLTEGKPRVTDVEPVGPLSAAEVLARAASLEASSAHPLARAVTEAHPGQLLPVAGVTSTDGKGIEGNVGGERIGIGSHRFAEERGVCRHEVEAALTRFEADGKSVMVVWRGGEALGVIAVADTLRETSIVAVTALHGLGVKLVMLTGDNPTTARAVAAKVGIDEVRADLLPEDKLAMIEELGRGHGSVAMVGDGVNDAPALARASIGFAMGAAGSDTALETADVALMSDDLRGVPTLIALSRATATVLKTNIGFAIAVKAVFFGLGLAGIATLWMAVFADMGASLIVAANGLRLLRWRP; from the coding sequence ATGACGACGACGCGCTTTCAGGTACCCCGCATGGACTGCGCGACCGAGAAGGAGGTCATCGGCCGGCGTCTGGCCAGCGTCGACGGGATCGAGCGGGTCGAGTTCGATCTGCTGGACCGCGTCGTGATCGTGCAGCACGCCGAGGAGTCGACCGCCGTCGCCACCCTGGCTGCGCTGCGCGACATCGACATGGCGCCGGTACGCCTCGATGGCACCGCGGTCTCGCCGGTCCCGGGCACGCCCGGCGACGATCACGATCATGATCACGGCGAGCCGGGTCACGTCCACGCGACGCTGTCTGCCCGCGCCGTGCCACCGCTGCCGGTGGCCAACCTGCGGCGCGAGTACGCCCTGCTCGCCGGGTCAGGCCTCGCCGCGCTCGCGGCCGAGATCGTCGACTGGACCACCGGCAGCGAGCAGAGCGTCGTCGTGATCGGGCTTGCTGTGCTCAGCATCGTGACCGGTGGCCCCAAGACGCTGCGCAAGGCGCTGGTCGCCGCCCGCACGCTGACGCTGAACATCAACCTGCTCATGCTGGTCGCCGTGGTCGGCGCGCTGGCCATCGGTCAGTGGCCCGAGGCGGCGATGGTCACATTCCTGTTCGCCTGCGCCGAGGTCATCGAGGCCCGCTCGGTCGATCGCGCCCGCGACGCGATCCGCAGCCTCATGGTCCTCGCACCCGATCTCACCCACGTCCGCCGCGACGGCGCCTGGGTCGAGGTCGAGACCGCGAGCATCGCCCCGGGCTCGACGATCCAGATCCGGCCCGGTGAGCGCGTCCCGCTCGACGGCAAGGTCAGCGCCGGGCGCACGTCGATCGATCAGGCACCGATCACCGGCGAGTCGATCCCGGTCGACAAGGCGGTCGGCGATCCGGTATTCGCCGGCTCGGTCAACAAGCAGGGCATGATCGAGGTGGAGGTCACCGCCGGCGCCGGTGACACCACGCTGGCGCGCATCGCCCGTACGATCCGCGAGGCCCAGTCCCAGCAAGCGCCGACCGAGCGCTTCGTCGACCGCTTCGCCCGCTGGTACACGCCGGCGGTAGTGCTGCTGGCGCTGGCCATCGCGATCGGCGGCCCGCTCTTGGCCGACGAGTCCTTCCGGCCCTGGCTGTACAAGGCGCTGGTGCTCCTCGTGATCGCGTGCCCGTGCGCCCTGGTGATCTCGACGCCCGTGAGCGTGGTGAGCGGTCTCGCCGCCGCCGCCCGCCGCGGTATCCTGGTCAAGGGCGGCGTCTACCTGGAGGAAGCGCGGCGGATCACGTTGCTGGCACTCGACAAGACCGGCACCCTCACCGAGGGCAAGCCGCGCGTCACGGACGTCGAGCCGGTCGGGCCCCTGTCCGCGGCCGAGGTGCTGGCTCGGGCGGCCAGCCTGGAGGCGTCGTCGGCTCACCCGCTGGCGCGGGCGGTGACCGAGGCCCACCCCGGCCAGTTGCTGCCGGTGGCCGGCGTCACGTCCACCGACGGGAAGGGGATCGAGGGCAACGTCGGTGGCGAGCGGATCGGCATCGGCAGCCATCGCTTCGCCGAGGAGCGCGGCGTTTGTCGCCATGAGGTCGAGGCCGCGCTCACCCGGTTCGAGGCCGACGGCAAGTCGGTGATGGTGGTCTGGCGCGGCGGCGAGGCGCTCGGGGTCATCGCCGTCGCCGACACGCTGCGCGAGACCAGCATCGTGGCGGTCACGGCGCTGCACGGGCTCGGGGTCAAGCTGGTCATGCTGACCGGCGACAACCCGACTACCGCACGCGCGGTCGCCGCCAAGGTCGGCATCGACGAGGTGCGGGCCGATCTGCTGCCCGAGGACAAGCTGGCGATGATCGAGGAGCTCGGCCGCGGGCATGGCTCGGTCGCGATGGTCGGCGACGGTGTCAACGATGCGCCGGCGCTGGCCAGGGCCTCGATCGGCTTCGCCATGGGCGCCGCCGGCTCCGACACCGCGCTCGAGACCGCCGACGTCGCGCTCATGAGCGACGACCTGCGCGGCGTCCCGACGCTCATCGCGCTGAGCCGCGCGACCGCGACCGTGCTCAAGACCAACATTGGCTTCGCGATCGCGGTCAAGGCCGTGTTCTTCGGCCTCGGCCTCGCCGGCATCGCGACCTTGTGGATGGCGGTCTTCGCCGACATGGGCGCCAGCCTGATCGTCGCCGCCAACGGCCTCCGCCTGCTGCGGTGGCGGCCGTGA
- a CDS encoding efflux RND transporter periplasmic adaptor subunit: MSALRIMSMMLVAAIAVAGCKSKAGEQAEHDEHGEHGEHGEKDEHGEHGEEAPAMVELTPEQVTSAHIETAPVERRAVATEIIATGELVPPDDGVARVGAKLSGRVTRLTKGVGDQVTRGQALAIIDSPDLGRAKADYITAASAAKVTRETADREKALFERKVAAERDWRNAEAEATKARAEKEAAELLLHTLGLSDAQLDNLRADQHYASAVSVASPLAGVVVERPVALGQMVEPQDTMFVVMDLRSVWVQVDVYERNLNQIAIGQKVAASVEAWTGRTFDGTIQSIGAVLDRRSRTIKVRVVLTNADGALKPGMFAKVILAGSTGEPREGTYVPAAAVQRDGDGAIAFVPVGDTAFQLRELELGARAGDWIEVTRGLAPGERVVTTGSFLLKSEARRESFGGHEH; this comes from the coding sequence ATGAGCGCGCTTCGAATCATGTCGATGATGCTGGTGGCGGCGATCGCCGTCGCCGGCTGCAAGAGCAAGGCCGGCGAGCAGGCCGAGCACGACGAGCACGGCGAGCACGGCGAGCACGGCGAGAAGGACGAGCACGGCGAGCACGGCGAGGAAGCGCCGGCCATGGTCGAGCTCACACCCGAACAGGTGACGTCGGCGCACATCGAGACCGCGCCGGTCGAGCGCCGCGCGGTCGCGACGGAGATCATCGCGACCGGCGAGCTCGTGCCACCGGACGATGGGGTTGCGCGCGTCGGCGCCAAGCTGTCGGGTCGGGTGACCCGGCTGACCAAGGGCGTGGGCGATCAAGTCACCCGCGGTCAGGCGCTGGCCATCATCGACTCACCCGATCTCGGACGGGCCAAGGCCGACTACATCACCGCCGCCAGCGCGGCCAAGGTCACGCGCGAGACCGCGGACCGCGAGAAGGCGTTGTTCGAGCGCAAGGTCGCCGCCGAGCGCGACTGGCGCAACGCCGAGGCCGAGGCCACCAAGGCCCGGGCCGAGAAGGAGGCCGCCGAGCTGCTGCTCCACACCCTCGGCCTGTCCGACGCCCAGCTCGACAACCTGCGCGCGGATCAGCACTACGCGTCGGCGGTGTCGGTGGCGTCGCCGCTCGCCGGCGTCGTGGTCGAGCGGCCGGTGGCGCTCGGCCAGATGGTCGAGCCGCAGGACACGATGTTCGTGGTCATGGACCTCCGCTCGGTCTGGGTCCAGGTTGACGTCTACGAGCGCAACCTCAACCAGATCGCGATCGGCCAGAAGGTCGCGGCCTCGGTCGAGGCGTGGACCGGCCGGACGTTCGACGGCACGATCCAGTCGATCGGGGCGGTGCTCGACCGGCGCTCGCGCACGATCAAGGTCCGGGTCGTCCTCACCAACGCGGATGGCGCGCTCAAGCCTGGCATGTTCGCCAAGGTGATCCTAGCTGGCAGCACCGGCGAGCCGCGCGAGGGCACCTACGTCCCGGCCGCCGCGGTCCAGCGCGACGGCGACGGCGCCATCGCCTTCGTGCCGGTCGGGGACACCGCGTTCCAGCTGCGCGAGCTCGAACTCGGCGCCCGCGCCGGCGACTGGATCGAGGTCACGCGCGGACTCGCACCAGGCGAGCGGGTGGTGACCACCGGCTCGTTCCTCCTCAAGTCCGAGGCTCGCCGCGAGAGCTTCGGTGGCCACGAGCACTAG
- a CDS encoding TolC family protein: MSTFAFVRAVIGAVLASGVTAAHADSITIDQAVSRAARRVSVAIAGADVEAARQEADGSRRPIYNPELGVAIGPRFGGGKTLLDVEVSLAQTIELGGKRGARRAAGDARVAVAEAELARATYAAEIDVWRAFQRGVVARARLEGTRATEALAAQLVAATNDRQTLGAGTQLQINLATLEVARARHDRFDAENDYDAALAELATAVGAAPEERLEPAGDLPELPAATWDEEALVLRALADRPDLEAARAQLTAARADVRLADALGRPDVTASLSYGFEQDVDTDFHAVLAGLSISLPVRNRNQGQRAATRARSRRAEIELVGRLSEAERELRTAVRAYVRARDAVLGFDREINQRLQDNLELARASFEAGKLDYFEFTVVRRELVANQLAYLDAVNEAIDAWTAVQRAAGKEGAR; encoded by the coding sequence ATGTCTACGTTCGCATTCGTGCGGGCGGTGATCGGCGCCGTGCTGGCGTCCGGCGTCACCGCGGCGCATGCAGATTCGATCACGATCGATCAGGCCGTCAGTCGGGCGGCGCGCCGCGTGTCGGTGGCGATCGCCGGCGCCGACGTCGAAGCGGCGCGTCAGGAGGCGGACGGGAGCCGCCGGCCGATCTACAACCCGGAGCTCGGCGTGGCGATCGGTCCACGGTTCGGGGGCGGCAAGACGTTGCTCGACGTGGAGGTCTCGCTGGCCCAGACCATCGAGCTGGGCGGCAAGCGCGGCGCACGCCGCGCCGCCGGCGACGCCCGGGTCGCGGTGGCCGAGGCCGAGCTGGCGCGCGCGACGTACGCGGCGGAGATCGACGTCTGGCGCGCATTCCAGCGCGGCGTCGTCGCGCGCGCTCGCCTCGAGGGCACGCGCGCCACCGAGGCCCTCGCCGCGCAGCTGGTCGCCGCGACCAACGATCGGCAGACGCTCGGGGCCGGGACCCAGCTGCAGATCAACCTGGCGACGCTCGAGGTCGCCCGCGCGCGGCACGACCGGTTCGATGCCGAGAACGACTACGACGCCGCGCTGGCCGAGCTGGCGACGGCGGTCGGCGCGGCGCCCGAGGAGCGACTCGAGCCGGCCGGCGACCTGCCCGAGCTGCCGGCGGCGACCTGGGACGAGGAGGCGCTGGTGCTGCGGGCGCTGGCCGACCGCCCCGATCTCGAGGCCGCGCGGGCCCAGCTCACCGCGGCACGGGCCGATGTCCGCCTCGCCGACGCCCTCGGTCGCCCAGACGTGACGGCCAGCCTCAGCTACGGCTTCGAGCAGGACGTCGACACCGACTTCCATGCCGTCCTGGCCGGGCTCTCGATCTCGTTGCCGGTGCGGAATCGCAACCAGGGCCAACGGGCGGCGACGCGGGCGCGCAGCCGGCGCGCGGAGATCGAGCTGGTTGGCCGCTTGTCGGAGGCGGAGCGCGAGCTGCGGACCGCGGTGCGGGCCTACGTGCGCGCGCGGGACGCGGTGCTGGGCTTCGACCGCGAGATCAACCAGCGGCTACAGGACAACCTCGAGCTGGCCCGGGCGTCGTTCGAGGCCGGGAAGCTCGACTACTTCGAATTCACCGTCGTCCGTCGCGAGCTAGTGGCCAACCAGCTCGCGTACCTGGACGCGGTCAACGAGGCGATCGATGCGTGGACCGCGGTGCAACGCGCCGCCGGGAAGGAAGGTGCGCGATGA
- a CDS encoding radical SAM protein, whose amino-acid sequence MLLESVNFHLWKPCNYRCKFCFATFEDVPGRLTKDAALQIVDAFAPHCDKVTFVGGEPTLCPFLGELIEHAHALGLTTSIVSNGERLRRIIERHATSLDWVGLSVDSIDEATSARLGRGDGGHVARSIALATLAHERGILVKLNTVVTAWNQHEDLSPLVRAMRPQRWKVFRVLPVEGQNDGSVEPLLISTSAFNAYVERHAHLAAEGYPPIAEDNADMMGSYVMIDPMGRFFDNVEGRLVYSPAILEVGVEAAFARVRWERDRLVARGGLYQWRRRPTR is encoded by the coding sequence ATGCTGCTTGAGTCCGTCAACTTCCATCTCTGGAAGCCCTGCAACTATCGCTGCAAGTTCTGCTTTGCCACGTTCGAGGACGTGCCTGGCCGGCTGACGAAGGACGCGGCGCTTCAGATCGTTGACGCGTTCGCGCCGCACTGCGACAAGGTCACGTTCGTCGGAGGCGAGCCAACGCTGTGCCCGTTTCTCGGCGAGCTGATCGAGCACGCGCACGCGCTCGGGCTGACGACCAGCATCGTGTCGAACGGCGAGCGGCTGCGGCGGATCATCGAGCGCCACGCCACGAGCCTGGACTGGGTCGGCCTTTCCGTCGACTCGATCGACGAGGCGACCAGCGCGCGCCTGGGGCGTGGCGACGGCGGTCACGTCGCACGGTCGATCGCGCTCGCGACGCTCGCGCACGAACGCGGCATCCTGGTGAAGCTCAACACGGTCGTCACCGCCTGGAACCAGCACGAGGACCTGAGCCCTCTGGTTCGGGCGATGCGGCCTCAACGCTGGAAGGTGTTCCGCGTGCTGCCGGTCGAGGGGCAGAATGACGGCTCCGTGGAGCCGCTGCTGATCAGCACGTCGGCGTTCAACGCCTACGTCGAGCGTCACGCGCACCTCGCGGCAGAGGGGTACCCGCCGATCGCCGAGGACAACGCCGACATGATGGGGTCGTACGTCATGATCGATCCGATGGGCCGCTTCTTCGACAACGTCGAGGGCCGGCTGGTCTACAGCCCGGCGATCCTCGAGGTTGGCGTCGAGGCCGCGTTCGCAAGGGTGCGGTGGGAGCGCGACCGCCTGGTCGCGCGCGGCGGCCTGTACCAGTGGCGCCGGCGGCCGACGCGATGA
- a CDS encoding branched-chain amino acid transaminase yields MGIKKVDSIWLDGKLVPWDDATDHMLAHTMHYGVGTFEGIRAYQRADGKTVIFRLREHIERLFDSSKICTMDIPFTREQITSACAEVVRVNKMPSAYLRPLVYLGSGALGLGSLEPPVRTMIAAFEWGAYLGDEGLRQGIRCMISGFTRANGNAIMNKGKICGQYVTSVLAKRMAKKSGFDEALMLDPQGYVAEGTGENIFVVKNGVVRTPPTAAAILAGITRDTAIQLLRERGINVREENVARDELYTADEVFLTGTAAEITPVREIDHRRVGNGEWPITRTVQDAFFQVVKGSDAKHDHWLHVV; encoded by the coding sequence ATGGGCATCAAGAAGGTCGACTCGATCTGGCTCGACGGCAAGCTGGTCCCGTGGGACGACGCCACCGACCACATGCTGGCGCACACGATGCACTACGGCGTCGGCACCTTCGAGGGCATCCGCGCCTACCAGCGCGCCGACGGCAAGACGGTGATCTTCCGCCTGCGCGAGCACATCGAGCGGCTGTTCGACTCGTCGAAGATCTGCACGATGGACATCCCGTTCACCCGTGAGCAGATCACGTCCGCCTGCGCCGAGGTCGTGCGGGTCAACAAGATGCCGTCGGCCTACCTCCGGCCGCTGGTGTACCTGGGCTCGGGCGCGCTGGGCCTGGGCTCGCTCGAGCCGCCGGTGCGCACGATGATCGCCGCGTTCGAGTGGGGCGCCTACCTGGGCGACGAGGGCCTGCGCCAGGGCATCCGCTGCATGATCAGCGGGTTCACCCGCGCCAACGGCAACGCGATCATGAACAAGGGCAAGATCTGCGGTCAGTACGTGACCTCGGTGCTCGCCAAGCGCATGGCCAAGAAGAGCGGCTTCGACGAGGCCCTCATGCTCGATCCCCAGGGCTACGTGGCCGAGGGCACCGGCGAGAACATCTTCGTGGTCAAGAACGGCGTGGTCCGCACGCCGCCGACCGCGGCCGCGATCCTGGCCGGCATCACCCGCGACACGGCGATCCAGCTCCTGCGCGAGCGCGGCATCAACGTGCGCGAGGAGAACGTCGCCCGCGACGAGCTCTACACCGCCGACGAGGTGTTCCTGACCGGCACCGCCGCCGAGATCACGCCGGTGCGCGAGATCGACCACCGGCGGGTCGGCAACGGCGAGTGGCCGATCACCCGGACCGTCCAGGACGCGTTCTTCCAGGTGGTCAAGGGCAGCGACGCCAAGCACGACCACTGGCTGCACGTCGTCTGA
- the dnaJ gene encoding molecular chaperone DnaJ — translation MRDLYEVLGVSKDASATELKKAYHRLAKQHHPDVNPGSKEAEDKFKEAANAYQVLSDEEQRARYDRFGFDGLRGSPGGPGGTGFNSVEDIFSAFGDMFGDFFGGRASGGRRQARGADVRVDLQLSFPEAVWGVTKDIKVARDVPCGTCNGSGAKAGTKPETCSSCNGRGQVVHSQGFFMVQSVCPRCRGEGKVVREPCVDCNGRRVNSETSVLSVTVPPGVDDGQTLRLAGKGEVAPGGGAAGHLYVVLHVVGDERFQRDGEDILTDVPVSFVKAALGGEVEVPVLDDNCDGVAVVEIKAGTQPGDHVVRRGQGIPRVGKTGRGDQVVRWKVEIPTKLSSKQAELLRELATELGEDVKGKRGGLFSRLKK, via the coding sequence ATGCGTGACCTGTACGAAGTCCTCGGGGTGTCTAAGGACGCCAGCGCAACTGAACTCAAGAAGGCGTACCACCGCCTCGCCAAGCAGCACCACCCGGACGTCAACCCGGGCAGCAAGGAGGCCGAGGACAAGTTCAAGGAGGCGGCGAACGCGTACCAGGTGCTGTCCGACGAGGAGCAGCGGGCTCGCTACGACCGGTTCGGCTTCGACGGGCTGCGCGGCAGCCCGGGCGGTCCCGGCGGCACCGGGTTCAACTCGGTCGAGGACATCTTCTCGGCTTTCGGCGACATGTTCGGCGACTTCTTCGGCGGGCGCGCCTCGGGCGGGCGCCGTCAGGCCCGCGGCGCCGACGTCCGGGTCGACCTGCAGCTGTCGTTCCCCGAGGCGGTGTGGGGGGTGACCAAGGACATCAAGGTCGCCCGGGACGTGCCGTGCGGCACGTGCAACGGTTCCGGCGCCAAGGCCGGCACCAAGCCCGAGACCTGCTCGTCGTGCAACGGCCGCGGCCAGGTGGTGCACAGCCAGGGCTTCTTCATGGTCCAGAGCGTGTGCCCCCGGTGCCGCGGCGAGGGCAAGGTCGTGCGCGAGCCCTGCGTCGACTGCAACGGCCGCCGGGTCAACAGCGAGACCTCGGTGCTGTCGGTGACGGTCCCGCCCGGCGTCGACGACGGCCAGACCCTGCGGCTCGCGGGCAAGGGCGAGGTCGCGCCCGGCGGCGGCGCGGCCGGCCACCTGTACGTGGTGCTGCACGTCGTCGGCGACGAGCGCTTCCAGCGCGACGGCGAGGACATCCTCACCGACGTCCCGGTCAGCTTCGTCAAGGCCGCGCTCGGCGGCGAGGTCGAGGTGCCCGTGCTCGACGACAACTGCGACGGCGTCGCGGTGGTCGAGATCAAGGCCGGCACCCAGCCCGGCGATCACGTGGTCCGGCGCGGCCAGGGGATCCCCCGGGTCGGCAAGACCGGCCGCGGCGATCAGGTGGTGCGCTGGAAGGTGGAGATCCCGACCAAGCTGTCGAGCAAGCAGGCCGAGCTGCTGCGCGAGCTGGCGACCGAGCTGGGCGAGGACGTCAAGGGCAAGCGCGGCGGGCTGTTCAGCCGGCTGAAGAAGTAG